atggaggggggcttcaggtaggcaaacgTGGCAGTGCTTACAAACAAGGAGACCACGACGAGGTGAGGGACGCtggtggaaaaggctttgtgccttccctgctcagaggggatcctcagcacagccctgaagatctgcacataggacagcacaatgaaaacaaaacatccaaCAGCTAAACAGACAGCAAATACAAGTAccccaacttccctgaggtaggcatctgagcaggtgagcttgaggatctgggggatttcacagaagaactggtccacagcattgcctcGGCAGAGgggtagtgaaaatgtattggcagtgtgcagcacagcatagaGGAAAACagtgccccaggcagctgctgccatgtggacacaagctctgctgcccaggacggtcccgtagtgcaggggtttgcagatggcaacgtagcggtcataggccatgacagtgagaagaaaatactctgctgacatcaaaaagacaaacagaaagacCTGTGCAGCGCATCCTGCATA
This region of Haliaeetus albicilla chromosome 30, bHalAlb1.1, whole genome shotgun sequence genomic DNA includes:
- the LOC138682980 gene encoding olfactory receptor 14C36-like produces the protein MSNSSSITEFLLLAFADTRELQLLHFWLFLGIYLAALLGNGLIITAVACDHRLHTPMYFFLLNLSLLDLGTISTTVPKAMANSLWDTRAISYAGCAAQVFLFVFLMSAEYFLLTVMAYDRYVAICKPLHYGTVLGSRACVHMAAAAWGTVFLYAVLHTANTFSLPLCRGNAVDQFFCEIPQILKLTCSDAYLREVGVLVFAVCLAVGCFVFIVLSYVQIFRAVLRIPSEQGRHKAFSTSVPHLVVVSLFVSTATFAYLKPPSISSPSLDLLVAVLYSVVPPALNPLIYGMRNHEIKDALRKLITGYC